The Acidianus infernus genome window below encodes:
- a CDS encoding DUF711 family protein, whose product MKYSADEIIEVVRMLSEEDLDIRSVTLSVNTLPFISDDINKTLEKFNSLNSLLEKFSYSVDKVSEKYGVKIVTKRVAVSPVQYFLEVLGESNGIKIGEKLEELAEKNGIDYISGYSAFADRGFTKGSLSIINTLAEVMNSTRRLTGMINAASTFSGLNSDAVKKFVDQIFNMKPEASSRVSILSNAPPDSPFVPSAHHGIGMPDMMINVAVSGPGVIENAIKRSSPSSLEELHDIIKRSAFKISRLGELIGKAVSKEMGVPFGSVDLSLAPSPKVGDSVAGIIEAMGIERMGGHGSLSALAILMDAIKKGGSMATSHVGGLSSAFIPVSEDSIMAERALEGYVDFFTLLALSSVCNSGIDMVGVSKKQGKDKVIGLIMDVLSLGITLNKILGVRVIPVDSEPGTVIDLGGLLGKVVVMRLKDVNVERFTSLNGFIPNTIKRLEAG is encoded by the coding sequence ATGAAATATTCTGCAGATGAAATAATTGAAGTTGTGAGAATGCTAAGTGAAGAGGACTTAGATATAAGGTCAGTTACGTTAAGTGTAAATACTTTACCATTCATTTCTGACGACATTAATAAAACTTTGGAAAAATTTAATTCCCTCAATTCTCTCTTAGAAAAATTTTCATATTCTGTAGATAAAGTGAGTGAAAAATATGGAGTAAAAATAGTTACAAAAAGAGTTGCAGTTTCTCCAGTACAGTACTTTCTAGAGGTACTTGGAGAAAGCAACGGGATAAAAATAGGCGAAAAACTTGAAGAACTTGCAGAGAAAAACGGAATAGATTATATAAGCGGTTACTCGGCATTTGCGGATAGAGGATTTACTAAAGGCTCTTTATCTATCATAAACACTCTGGCAGAAGTTATGAACTCTACAAGAAGGCTAACTGGAATGATAAATGCCGCATCAACTTTCTCAGGATTAAATTCCGACGCTGTAAAGAAGTTCGTTGATCAAATTTTTAATATGAAGCCTGAGGCATCCTCTAGGGTCTCAATACTATCTAATGCTCCTCCTGATAGCCCTTTTGTCCCATCTGCACATCATGGCATTGGAATGCCAGATATGATGATAAACGTTGCTGTAAGCGGACCAGGAGTAATTGAAAACGCAATAAAGAGAAGTTCCCCTTCCTCACTTGAGGAGTTACATGATATAATAAAGAGGTCCGCGTTTAAAATAAGTAGGCTTGGTGAATTAATAGGTAAGGCAGTCTCTAAGGAGATGGGAGTACCTTTTGGTTCTGTAGATCTTTCTCTAGCCCCATCTCCCAAGGTTGGTGACAGCGTTGCAGGAATAATTGAGGCAATGGGTATAGAGAGAATGGGTGGGCACGGAAGTTTGTCGGCATTAGCGATTCTAATGGATGCAATAAAAAAAGGCGGTTCAATGGCGACTTCCCATGTAGGAGGATTAAGCTCGGCGTTTATTCCGGTTAGTGAAGATTCTATTATGGCTGAAAGAGCATTAGAAGGTTATGTTGACTTCTTTACATTGCTTGCTTTATCTTCTGTTTGCAACAGCGGTATTGATATGGTAGGAGTCAGTAAAAAGCAAGGAAAGGATAAAGTTATTGGATTGATTATGGATGTGCTTTCTTTAGGTATAACCCTAAATAAGATTCTTGGAGTTAGAGTAATTCCAGTAGATAGCGAACCTGGAACTGTTATTGATTTAGGAGGACTTTTAGGAAAAGTTGTAGTAATGAGGCTAAAGGACGTTAATGTTGAGAGATTTACTTCACTTAATGGATTTATACCGAATACGATAAAAAGGTTAGAAGCTGGTTAG
- a CDS encoding ACT domain-containing protein codes for MENAIVVVVGADKPGIVAGISSKLAEENVNIVDISQTVLRGIFAMIMLVDISKSKVPLSELRKELQQKGKELNVEVLVYHEEVFKYMERI; via the coding sequence ATGGAAAATGCTATTGTAGTCGTTGTAGGAGCAGATAAGCCTGGAATAGTTGCAGGAATTTCGTCTAAACTTGCTGAAGAGAACGTGAATATAGTTGATATTTCACAGACCGTATTAAGAGGAATATTTGCAATGATAATGCTTGTAGATATATCAAAGAGTAAAGTTCCCTTGTCAGAACTTAGAAAAGAGTTACAGCAAAAGGGAAAAGAACTTAATGTTGAAGTTCTAGTTTATCACGAGGAAGTTTTTAAATACATGGAGAGGATATAA
- a CDS encoding carboxypeptidase M32: protein MLEDILEEYKKAWALGHALALMSWDLETYMPQEGSKYRGEATAQLITLRRNEIMKLAEKVDKIDDSKLDDKERGIIRVLRREIKYYRAVPKEVDEELARLTSEAFIAWSKAKNESNFSIFKPYLEKIVDLKRKIAESLGYEKHPYNALLDLYEEGFTVDDADKVFSSLLPELKNILDKILSSGYYPAHHPLEDMTYDVEVMKKVNDEIINILEMPRSKFRIDISPHPFTQRISADDVRITTRYEGKDFRATMFSVIHESGHAIYELQIDPSLEITPVGQGVSMGVHESQSRFWENIIGRSREFVGIIYPLLKRFLDLKYDEEEIYKYFNVVRPSLIRVDADEVTYNLHIAIRYEIEKRLIAGELKVDEIPSLWNDLSEKYLGIRPKNDAEGALQDVHWSGGSFGYFPTYTLGNIIAGMIYAKYNVLEKVRERKFNEIKEYLREKIHKYGAIYPPKVLLTRSFGDAYNPEYFIKYLREKYLNK, encoded by the coding sequence ATGCTTGAGGATATTTTAGAAGAATACAAAAAAGCCTGGGCATTAGGTCACGCTCTGGCATTAATGAGTTGGGATCTTGAAACATACATGCCGCAAGAAGGATCAAAATATAGAGGAGAAGCAACAGCGCAGCTCATTACACTAAGAAGGAACGAAATAATGAAACTTGCGGAAAAAGTGGATAAAATAGATGATAGTAAACTCGACGATAAAGAAAGAGGAATTATACGTGTGCTAAGGAGAGAAATAAAATATTATAGAGCAGTACCTAAGGAGGTTGACGAAGAATTAGCTAGGCTAACTTCTGAAGCTTTCATAGCCTGGTCAAAAGCAAAAAATGAATCAAATTTCTCAATATTTAAACCATATTTAGAAAAAATTGTAGATTTAAAAAGAAAGATTGCCGAAAGCTTAGGTTACGAGAAGCATCCTTATAATGCACTATTAGACCTTTATGAAGAAGGTTTTACAGTTGATGACGCTGACAAAGTATTTTCTTCGTTATTACCAGAATTAAAGAACATATTAGATAAAATCTTGTCCTCTGGGTATTATCCTGCGCATCACCCACTAGAAGATATGACTTATGATGTAGAAGTGATGAAAAAAGTAAATGATGAGATAATAAATATTCTAGAAATGCCTAGAAGTAAATTTAGAATTGATATTTCGCCCCATCCATTTACACAAAGAATTTCTGCAGACGACGTTAGGATAACAACTAGGTATGAAGGAAAAGACTTCAGAGCTACTATGTTTTCAGTAATACACGAAAGCGGCCACGCAATATATGAGCTGCAGATAGATCCAAGCTTGGAAATAACTCCAGTAGGACAAGGAGTTTCAATGGGAGTGCATGAATCTCAATCAAGATTCTGGGAAAATATAATAGGTAGGAGTAGAGAATTCGTAGGAATCATTTACCCATTATTAAAGAGATTCCTTGACTTAAAATACGATGAAGAAGAAATTTATAAATACTTTAACGTAGTAAGGCCAAGTTTAATAAGAGTTGATGCAGACGAAGTCACTTATAACCTACATATAGCAATTAGATATGAAATAGAAAAAAGGCTAATCGCAGGAGAACTAAAAGTTGACGAAATACCGTCCTTGTGGAACGACTTAAGCGAAAAGTACTTAGGAATAAGACCTAAAAACGATGCTGAAGGTGCATTACAAGATGTACACTGGAGTGGAGGAAGTTTTGGTTATTTCCCTACTTACACATTAGGTAATATAATTGCAGGAATGATATACGCAAAGTATAATGTTCTAGAAAAAGTTAGGGAAAGGAAATTTAATGAAATCAAAGAGTATTTAAGAGAAAAAATTCATAAATATGGAGCAATCTATCCTCCTAAAGTTCTCTTAACTAGATCATTTGGAGATGCATACAATCCTGAGTACTTCATAAAATACTTAAGAGAAAAATACCTAAATAAATAA
- a CDS encoding PQQ-binding-like beta-propeller repeat protein, whose amino-acid sequence MPTPEDKDMVIFDNGDGNVYVLNATNGQLIWNYGSANIASLGREQLCISNNCIFSRISS is encoded by the coding sequence ATGCCTACTCCAGAAGATAAAGATATGGTAATATTTGATAATGGAGATGGAAACGTTTACGTATTAAATGCAACCAATGGTCAGTTAATTTGGAATTATGGAAGTGCCAACATTGCAAGTTTAGGTAGGGAACAATTATGCATTAGTAATAACTGCATTTTCTCCAGGATATCCAGTTAA
- a CDS encoding helix-turn-helix domain-containing protein, translating into MLYVSFKVNHEDWSKGIDYSRNSLSVLDIKPSANGARLLIEFKGKEEDAKKLKWNLSRVSKFKYLGTIIVNEPIERILSNYIIMNGTATNDGMYWTVILSDYTELKKMLRDFVEHHIEVKVVKVIKVKSEDVLTARQEQILKIAFEAGYFDYPKKIRIKELAEKLNMSVSNLSEILRRAERNVIETFFRERS; encoded by the coding sequence ATGCTATACGTAAGTTTTAAGGTAAATCACGAGGACTGGTCTAAGGGAATTGATTATTCTAGGAATTCATTATCGGTATTAGATATAAAACCTTCCGCTAATGGAGCAAGGCTTTTAATAGAATTTAAAGGAAAAGAGGAGGATGCAAAAAAGCTTAAGTGGAACCTTTCGAGAGTTTCCAAATTCAAATACCTAGGAACTATAATAGTTAATGAACCGATAGAACGCATATTGTCTAACTATATTATAATGAATGGTACTGCAACTAACGACGGAATGTATTGGACAGTAATTCTTTCAGATTATACTGAATTAAAGAAAATGTTGAGGGATTTTGTTGAGCACCATATAGAAGTCAAGGTTGTTAAGGTAATTAAGGTAAAATCAGAGGATGTATTAACTGCTAGGCAAGAACAGATTTTAAAGATAGCTTTTGAGGCTGGTTATTTTGATTATCCTAAGAAGATCAGAATTAAGGAATTGGCGGAAAAACTAAATATGAGTGTTTCAAATTTATCGGAAATTTTAAGAAGAGCAGAAAGAAATGTTATTGAAACGTTTTTTAGGGAGAGGAGTTAA
- a CDS encoding aminotransferase class I/II-fold pyridoxal phosphate-dependent enzyme yields MKHGGVKWINGKPEKLRDFSVNLNPIYPDFIEDLINEAIKEKVYLYYPDNYEKLRENIAEIYDIDEEYIGVFNGASEVINLLEPRVVPEPNYVEYKRSYIYFAEERENYFIYHLQGNKVIISNPNNPTGAKIDLKEIEEFLEEGKDLVVDESFADISLVDSAKKFVKDYDNLLIISTFTKSLSIPGLRIGFTIGKRSKELEKNSPPWRINSIAYYVLSNANPKEIKDFFRKSREIVTSLLETFRINGRRVTVYKSFAPYVLVRFPINVRIINSYLRSKGFLIRDCSNFVGLNEFYGRISLRKDYQELINEIDEFLSNSSI; encoded by the coding sequence ATGAAACACGGAGGAGTTAAGTGGATAAACGGAAAACCGGAAAAGTTAAGGGATTTCAGCGTTAATCTCAATCCTATTTACCCTGATTTTATTGAAGATTTAATTAATGAAGCAATAAAGGAAAAGGTTTATCTTTATTATCCTGACAACTACGAGAAACTGAGGGAAAATATTGCTGAGATTTATGACATTGATGAGGAATATATAGGAGTATTTAACGGTGCTAGTGAGGTTATAAATTTACTAGAACCTAGGGTTGTCCCAGAGCCTAATTATGTTGAATATAAAAGGAGCTATATTTATTTTGCGGAAGAAAGAGAAAATTATTTTATTTATCACCTACAAGGCAATAAAGTCATAATAAGTAATCCTAATAATCCTACTGGTGCAAAAATAGACCTTAAGGAAATTGAGGAATTCCTAGAAGAAGGAAAGGATTTAGTGGTTGACGAATCTTTCGCAGACATAAGTCTTGTAGATTCTGCTAAGAAATTTGTAAAGGATTATGATAATCTTCTAATAATTTCAACTTTTACTAAATCATTGTCAATTCCTGGCTTAAGGATTGGATTTACTATAGGAAAGAGAAGTAAAGAACTTGAAAAGAATTCGCCTCCTTGGAGGATTAATTCTATTGCTTATTATGTATTATCCAACGCTAATCCTAAGGAAATTAAGGATTTCTTTAGAAAAAGTAGAGAAATTGTGACCTCCCTCTTGGAAACCTTTAGAATTAATGGAAGAAGAGTTACAGTATATAAATCATTTGCACCGTATGTTCTAGTAAGATTTCCCATTAATGTTAGAATCATTAACTCATATCTTAGGAGTAAGGGGTTCTTAATTAGGGATTGCTCTAACTTTGTAGGCTTAAATGAATTTTATGGTAGAATTTCCTTGAGAAAAGATTATCAAGAGCTAATAAATGAAATTGATGAATTTTTATCAAATTCATCAATTTAA
- a CDS encoding GtrA family protein, protein MIVGGLGTLVNEGVFLLSAHSMPIFFSLGLAIELSIIFNFILNDIWTFKDRRVGSFIKRLLKFHVSSFSGGIVQYITVILLLVVFLHFSNLSEILLFLFFSYIKAQSLFLAVINFIGIVSGFAVRFITSLKYVWA, encoded by the coding sequence ATGATAGTTGGAGGCTTAGGAACATTAGTTAATGAAGGAGTTTTCCTTCTCAGTGCTCACAGTATGCCTATTTTCTTTTCCTTAGGGTTAGCTATAGAGCTTTCAATAATATTTAATTTTATACTAAATGATATTTGGACTTTTAAGGATAGAAGAGTAGGAAGTTTTATTAAGAGATTACTTAAATTTCATGTATCGTCTTTTAGCGGTGGAATAGTACAATACATTACAGTTATTCTATTGCTGGTGGTGTTCCTTCATTTTTCAAATTTATCCGAAATTCTGCTCTTTCTATTCTTCTCTTACATAAAGGCGCAGTCGTTATTTCTTGCAGTAATTAACTTTATAGGAATTGTTTCAGGCTTTGCCGTAAGGTTCATAACTAGCTTAAAATACGTTTGGGCTTAG
- the alaXM gene encoding alanyl-tRNA editing protein AlaXM, with amino-acid sequence MATEELYLKDSYIKEFEAKVTKVNGNEVILDKTAFYPGGGGLENDVGKLIKNNGEVLNVKEVKRQGDDIVHIIEGGELREGDNVKGVIDWNRRYKMMRLHTASHVMAAVAYSQFNALITGGHISPEYAKDDFNLENKDLIPQIVEKANEILSKGIEVKVYFLPREEALKIPGIVKLAERNPPSIPIWRIVEIPGVDIQADGGPHVKNTSEVGKIHIIKIENRGKNRKRVYYTVES; translated from the coding sequence GTGGCGACAGAAGAACTTTATCTAAAAGATTCTTATATAAAAGAATTTGAGGCAAAAGTTACTAAGGTTAATGGAAATGAGGTAATATTGGATAAAACAGCTTTTTACCCAGGCGGTGGAGGTTTAGAAAATGATGTAGGAAAGCTAATAAAAAATAACGGCGAAGTACTTAACGTAAAAGAAGTGAAAAGACAAGGAGATGATATAGTTCACATAATAGAAGGAGGAGAATTAAGGGAAGGCGATAACGTTAAAGGAGTAATAGATTGGAATAGAAGGTATAAAATGATGAGACTACATACTGCATCTCACGTTATGGCTGCAGTTGCATATTCTCAATTTAATGCGTTAATTACTGGAGGGCATATTTCTCCAGAGTACGCAAAGGATGATTTTAATTTAGAGAATAAGGATTTAATACCTCAAATAGTCGAAAAGGCTAACGAGATTCTTTCAAAGGGCATAGAAGTTAAAGTGTACTTCTTACCCAGAGAAGAAGCTTTAAAAATTCCTGGAATAGTAAAGCTCGCTGAAAGAAATCCTCCTAGTATACCTATTTGGAGAATAGTAGAAATACCTGGAGTCGATATACAAGCTGACGGAGGTCCTCACGTTAAAAACACTTCAGAAGTAGGAAAGATACACATTATAAAAATAGAGAATAGAGGTAAAAATAGGAAAAGAGTTTATTATACCGTGGAAAGCTAA
- the cdvB1/B2 gene encoding cell division protein CdvB1/B2, translated as MLGKDFQKYWAGPEEKNGIVSGIKGAFKPKEPLKYRLVQAHYQISSMISRLDAYISRMQERDKTLFERVVEAQMAKDTARAAMYANEVAEVRKITKQLIMTQIALEQVELRLETVSELGDVFVNLVPVVGVINELRNVIRGVMPELSVELGELGEGLQEVVIEAGDFTGVSGISAAPTAEARKILEEAAAVAEQKMKEKFPELPVSSSTISQKA; from the coding sequence ATGCTTGGAAAAGATTTCCAAAAATATTGGGCAGGACCAGAAGAGAAGAATGGAATAGTTTCGGGAATTAAAGGTGCGTTTAAACCTAAGGAGCCACTCAAATACAGATTAGTTCAAGCTCACTATCAAATTAGTTCAATGATTAGCAGGCTCGACGCTTATATTTCAAGAATGCAGGAAAGAGATAAGACTTTATTTGAGAGAGTTGTTGAAGCTCAAATGGCTAAGGATACTGCAAGAGCAGCAATGTATGCAAATGAAGTAGCAGAAGTTAGGAAAATAACTAAGCAATTAATAATGACTCAGATAGCTTTAGAACAAGTTGAACTAAGATTGGAGACAGTAAGTGAGTTAGGAGACGTATTCGTTAATTTAGTTCCTGTTGTTGGAGTAATAAATGAACTAAGGAACGTAATAAGAGGTGTAATGCCTGAATTATCAGTTGAACTAGGAGAACTTGGAGAAGGTTTACAGGAAGTTGTAATTGAAGCTGGAGACTTTACTGGAGTATCTGGAATATCTGCCGCACCTACTGCGGAGGCAAGGAAGATATTAGAAGAAGCTGCCGCAGTGGCTGAACAAAAGATGAAAGAGAAGTTCCCCGAATTGCCAGTATCTTCCTCTACTATCTCACAGAAAGCATAA
- a CDS encoding tryptophan--tRNA ligase codes for MSSNFSVTPWEVKGKVDYDKLIVQFGTQKITPELKERIKKITGDLHVMLRRDVFFSHRDLDLVLKDYEEGKGFFLYTGRAPSLGMHIGHLVPFIFTKWLQEKFKVNLYIEITDDEKFMRNPELTLEQTRQFAYDNILDIIAVGFDPDRTFIFQDTEYIRNMYPLATKIAKKLTFSEVKATFGLENSSNIGIIFYPALQIAPTMFEKKRCLIPAGIDQDPYWRLQRDIAESLGYYKAAQIHSKFLPPLTGPEGKMSSSIPESAIYLTDDPKTVERKIMKYAFSGGQPTVELHRKYGGNPEIDVSFQWLYMFFEEDDNKIKKIEEDYRSGKMLTGELKQILIDKLNKFLEEHRAKREEAKELVNTFKYEGKLAKEMWNKIHE; via the coding sequence GTGTCTTCTAACTTTTCCGTAACTCCTTGGGAAGTAAAAGGAAAGGTTGATTATGACAAACTTATTGTACAGTTTGGAACTCAGAAAATAACGCCAGAATTAAAGGAAAGAATAAAGAAAATTACCGGAGACTTACATGTAATGTTAAGGAGAGACGTGTTCTTTTCTCATAGAGATCTTGATTTAGTTCTAAAAGACTATGAAGAAGGTAAAGGGTTTTTCCTTTATACTGGTAGAGCTCCTTCTCTTGGCATGCACATTGGCCATTTAGTACCCTTTATTTTTACCAAGTGGTTACAAGAGAAATTTAAGGTCAATCTTTATATAGAGATAACGGATGATGAAAAGTTCATGAGAAATCCAGAACTTACCTTAGAGCAAACTAGGCAATTTGCTTATGATAATATTTTAGATATAATAGCTGTAGGTTTCGATCCAGACAGAACTTTCATTTTCCAGGATACAGAATATATAAGAAATATGTATCCTTTGGCAACAAAAATAGCTAAGAAGTTAACTTTCTCCGAAGTCAAAGCAACGTTTGGTCTAGAAAATTCATCAAATATAGGAATAATATTCTACCCTGCATTACAAATAGCTCCAACAATGTTTGAGAAAAAGAGGTGTTTAATCCCTGCAGGAATAGATCAAGATCCTTATTGGAGATTACAGAGAGATATTGCAGAAAGCCTTGGATATTATAAAGCGGCACAAATTCACAGCAAATTCCTTCCTCCATTGACTGGACCAGAGGGTAAAATGAGTTCTTCCATTCCAGAAAGCGCAATTTACTTAACTGATGATCCAAAAACTGTAGAAAGAAAGATTATGAAATATGCATTCTCTGGTGGACAACCAACTGTAGAGCTTCACAGGAAATATGGAGGGAATCCTGAAATAGATGTGTCATTTCAATGGTTATATATGTTCTTTGAAGAGGATGATAATAAGATAAAGAAAATAGAAGAAGATTATCGTAGCGGTAAAATGCTTACTGGAGAACTTAAGCAAATTCTTATTGATAAGTTAAATAAATTCTTGGAAGAACATAGAGCTAAGAGAGAAGAAGCTAAGGAATTAGTGAATACGTTTAAATATGAAGGAAAATTAGCTAAGGAAATGTGGAATAAGATTCATGAATAG
- the cbp1 gene encoding CRISPR DNA repeat-binding protein Cbp1, which produces MQEEELKEKIKKMYEDGKTIREIAKELNMSYSKVRKILILEGVEFRGKLKQELVNKIIELAKQGYSANRISKEMRLNSNTVLRILRKNNLVKTKRKLSKEDIEKIKLMYESGSSIYKIAKELKISTNLVVYHLKKLNIYKPQTYS; this is translated from the coding sequence ATGCAAGAAGAGGAATTAAAAGAGAAGATTAAAAAGATGTATGAAGATGGGAAAACTATAAGAGAAATAGCTAAAGAATTAAATATGAGCTATAGTAAAGTAAGAAAAATTCTAATTTTAGAAGGCGTTGAATTTAGGGGTAAATTAAAGCAAGAGTTAGTTAATAAAATTATAGAGCTCGCAAAACAAGGTTATAGCGCAAATAGAATCAGTAAAGAAATGAGACTCAATTCTAATACTGTCTTAAGGATTCTTAGAAAGAATAATCTGGTAAAGACTAAGAGAAAGTTATCAAAGGAAGACATAGAGAAAATTAAATTAATGTATGAGAGCGGAAGTTCAATTTATAAAATTGCTAAAGAGCTAAAAATATCTACAAATTTAGTGGTATATCATTTAAAGAAATTAAACATTTATAAACCTCAAACCTATTCATGA
- a CDS encoding LysE family transporter: MAAPPGPINAIMANESLRSKLHGSSVGFGAMTADFIFFLITFEVRKFIPENLLVVFYFIGGGLMVFLSYTTLKAKVSNRSKKGNYFTGLIMGITNPYQISWWITVGLFMINEFGISIILPFFGGIIIWIFAFTTFINRLGNKYAKYVKIFSFIILLAFGLYMIYEGVISLL; the protein is encoded by the coding sequence ATGGCAGCTCCTCCCGGCCCAATTAATGCAATAATGGCTAATGAATCCTTAAGGTCCAAATTACATGGCAGTAGTGTAGGATTTGGTGCCATGACTGCCGACTTTATTTTCTTTCTGATAACCTTTGAGGTAAGAAAATTCATTCCTGAAAATCTTCTTGTCGTGTTTTATTTTATAGGTGGAGGATTAATGGTATTCTTATCATACACAACATTAAAGGCTAAGGTAAGTAATAGAAGTAAAAAAGGTAATTACTTTACGGGACTAATTATGGGGATTACTAATCCTTATCAAATAAGTTGGTGGATTACAGTAGGCTTATTTATGATAAATGAATTCGGAATTTCAATTATATTGCCATTCTTTGGAGGAATAATAATATGGATCTTTGCATTTACTACTTTCATAAATAGGCTAGGAAACAAATATGCAAAATACGTGAAAATTTTCTCGTTTATAATTCTTCTAGCTTTTGGATTATACATGATTTACGAAGGCGTCATAAGCCTCTTATAA
- a CDS encoding helix-turn-helix domain-containing protein — protein MSIEISEKSIILRRFLMVAYGLSEADVDAFMKIVNSKEGKDVDAISSELGISKSRASLILKKLADAGLIEKQKSNGSKGGRPKYMYFVNKNEVIEKLVKRAEDVCKDLSEIIRGL, from the coding sequence ATGAGTATCGAAATTAGCGAAAAAAGTATCATATTGAGAAGATTTCTAATGGTAGCTTACGGTTTATCTGAGGCAGATGTAGATGCATTCATGAAAATCGTTAATAGCAAAGAAGGAAAAGATGTAGATGCAATATCGTCAGAGCTAGGGATTAGTAAAAGCAGAGCAAGTTTAATACTTAAGAAACTTGCTGATGCAGGGTTAATAGAAAAACAAAAAAGCAATGGTAGTAAAGGCGGAAGGCCAAAGTATATGTACTTTGTTAACAAGAACGAGGTAATAGAAAAACTTGTTAAAAGAGCAGAAGATGTGTGTAAAGATTTAAGTGAAATTATAAGAGGCTTATGA
- a CDS encoding Mrp/NBP35 family ATP-binding protein → MSSNPFRLQQPQRQPRDLRKVQPQIQGADLKIQMRMKNVKYKIAVLSGKGGVGKSFVSSNLSMALAAAGKKVGIVDVDFHGPSVPKMLGVRGQVLTADDEGIIPVNGPFGIKVVSIDFLLPKDDTPVVWRGAIKHTAIKQFLGDVKWGELDYLIIDLPPGTGDEALSVAQLVPNLTGFIIVTIPSEVSTLAVSKSVNFAKTINAKILGVIENMSYFICPADNKPYYIFGEGKGKKMAEDMGVELLGQVPLDPKIAEANDLGEPFFLKYPDSPASKEFLSIADKVMKIVESNTK, encoded by the coding sequence ATGAGTTCAAATCCTTTCAGATTACAGCAACCGCAAAGGCAACCTAGAGATCTAAGAAAAGTTCAACCCCAAATTCAAGGTGCTGATTTAAAAATTCAGATGAGAATGAAAAATGTAAAATATAAGATTGCAGTATTAAGCGGAAAAGGAGGAGTAGGGAAATCCTTCGTATCGTCAAATTTATCAATGGCCTTAGCTGCTGCAGGAAAGAAAGTAGGAATAGTAGATGTAGACTTTCATGGTCCATCCGTTCCTAAGATGTTAGGTGTTAGAGGTCAAGTTTTAACTGCAGATGATGAAGGAATAATTCCAGTTAATGGACCTTTTGGCATTAAAGTAGTTTCAATAGATTTTCTATTACCTAAAGACGATACGCCAGTAGTTTGGAGGGGCGCTATAAAGCACACCGCTATAAAGCAGTTTCTAGGAGATGTAAAGTGGGGCGAGTTAGATTATTTAATTATAGATCTGCCCCCTGGAACTGGGGACGAAGCACTATCTGTAGCCCAACTAGTTCCAAATTTAACTGGATTTATTATAGTCACCATACCTTCAGAAGTATCAACTCTTGCAGTAAGTAAATCAGTAAATTTCGCAAAGACAATTAATGCAAAAATTTTAGGTGTAATAGAGAACATGAGCTACTTTATATGCCCTGCTGATAATAAACCGTACTATATTTTCGGCGAAGGAAAAGGAAAGAAAATGGCTGAAGATATGGGAGTGGAACTATTAGGTCAGGTTCCACTAGATCCTAAAATTGCTGAGGCTAACGACTTAGGAGAGCCGTTTTTCTTAAAATATCCTGACTCTCCTGCGTCTAAAGAATTCCTCTCCATAGCTGATAAAGTAATGAAAATTGTAGAGTCAAATACTAAATAA